In Sphingobacterium thalpophilum, a genomic segment contains:
- a CDS encoding YihY/virulence factor BrkB family protein: protein MGKIHQWLLNIEPYFRLIEWSKRVVLPGFGSLPLYTVAVFFFQELSRDSIVSKASSLSYSFLLAIFPGIIFLFTLIPYIPINNFQEQLLDFLAVVIPKNAFLVVETTLEDIIKNQNGGLLSFGFLFAAYFATNGMASLMNAFNKASLMTERRPWVRKRLLALALAFLIIFALTVGMTIFTLAGITIDYLKETTGIKSSFWAILLKVARWLIIFAIYFFTVSCIYKFGPSNSNKWKLFSPGASMATILAILTFSIFTFYINHFGAYNKLYGSIGTLIVIMLWIYLNTLILLLGYELNAAIALSKQTIVIAKPRIFNSFKRDE, encoded by the coding sequence AATCCACCAATGGCTATTAAATATTGAACCTTATTTTAGATTAATCGAATGGAGTAAACGTGTCGTACTACCTGGCTTTGGCTCGCTACCACTCTATACTGTGGCTGTATTTTTCTTTCAGGAGCTATCGAGAGACTCCATTGTCAGCAAGGCTTCTTCCCTTTCCTATAGCTTTTTATTGGCCATTTTTCCGGGTATCATTTTTTTATTTACATTGATCCCTTATATTCCGATCAATAATTTTCAGGAACAGTTGCTGGACTTTCTGGCCGTGGTTATTCCCAAAAATGCTTTTCTGGTTGTTGAAACGACTTTGGAGGATATTATTAAAAACCAAAATGGTGGATTACTTTCTTTCGGTTTTTTATTTGCGGCCTATTTTGCAACCAATGGTATGGCCTCTCTGATGAATGCCTTCAATAAGGCTTCCCTCATGACGGAAAGAAGGCCATGGGTCAGAAAACGTTTGCTTGCCTTAGCCTTGGCTTTCCTAATTATTTTTGCGTTAACAGTTGGGATGACAATATTTACCCTAGCTGGCATTACCATAGACTACCTCAAGGAAACAACAGGTATAAAGTCGAGCTTCTGGGCCATTCTACTTAAAGTAGCCCGATGGTTGATAATATTTGCTATTTACTTTTTCACGGTAAGCTGTATTTACAAATTTGGTCCTTCCAACTCCAATAAATGGAAACTCTTCAGTCCCGGAGCTTCTATGGCTACCATTTTAGCAATATTGACGTTTTCCATATTTACCTTTTATATCAATCATTTTGGTGCATATAACAAACTCTATGGATCCATCGGGACACTGATCGTCATTATGCTCTGGATTTACCTGAATACGCTTATTTTATTATTGGGCTATGAGCTTAATGCAGCAATAGCGCTGTCTAAACAAACCATTGTTATTGCCAAACCACGCATTTTCAACTCTTTTAAGAGAGACGAATAG
- the rpsA gene encoding 30S ribosomal protein S1: MAKKQEAEKELAAKNAELQGADTKVVKDTEKIESEADSNLIDEIKSNTWITPEGEFDWDANDKGFGNYSDAERAKLEAQYADTFNQVNQGEIIEGTVVSINNKDVVLNVGFKSDGLVSLSEFRDLPELKVGDKVDVFVESQEDANGQLVLSRKRAKTQKSWEAINEALENDAIITGFVKSRTKGGLIVDIKGVEAFLPGSQIDIKPIRDYDVYVGKTMEFKVVKINHEFKNVVVSHKVLIENDLENQKSEIVAKLEKGQVLEGTVKNITDFGVFIDLGGVDGLLHITDISWGRIEHPKEVLALDQTINVVVLDFDDEKKRIALGLKQLSEHPWESLDTALEVGSKVKGKIVTVADYGAFLEIIPGVEGLIHVSEMSWSQNLRSPQEFLKVGDEIEAQILTLDRDERKMSLGIKQLTPDPWKNITERYPVGSKQTAVVKNMTNFGVFVELEEGIDGLIHISDLSWSKKINHPNEFTKVGETLDVVVLELDEENRKLSLGHKQLEENPWDTFETIFTEGSIHEGTVIKVGDKGDIVALQYGVEGFCPSKHSVKEDGSSLKVDEVTSFKIIEFNKENKRLVISHSRIWEEEKEEARKEESSNRKKDAKAESSAVKKVKDSVEKSTLGDLDVLAQLKEQMENDKNAK; the protein is encoded by the coding sequence ATGGCAAAAAAACAAGAAGCAGAAAAAGAATTAGCAGCGAAAAACGCAGAGCTACAAGGTGCTGACACTAAAGTAGTGAAAGACACTGAAAAAATTGAATCAGAAGCTGATTCAAACTTAATCGACGAAATCAAATCAAACACTTGGATCACACCAGAAGGTGAATTTGACTGGGATGCAAATGATAAAGGTTTCGGAAATTATAGCGATGCTGAACGCGCTAAACTTGAAGCACAATACGCAGATACTTTCAACCAAGTTAACCAAGGTGAAATTATTGAAGGTACTGTAGTTTCTATCAACAACAAAGACGTAGTCTTGAATGTTGGTTTCAAATCTGACGGTTTAGTTTCTTTATCAGAATTCCGTGACTTACCAGAATTAAAAGTTGGTGACAAAGTTGACGTATTCGTTGAATCTCAAGAAGATGCTAACGGTCAATTAGTACTTTCTCGCAAACGTGCTAAAACTCAAAAATCTTGGGAAGCTATCAATGAGGCATTGGAAAATGATGCAATCATTACTGGTTTCGTTAAGAGCCGTACTAAAGGTGGTCTTATCGTTGATATCAAAGGTGTTGAAGCATTCTTACCTGGATCTCAAATCGATATCAAACCTATCCGTGACTACGATGTATACGTAGGTAAAACAATGGAATTCAAAGTTGTGAAAATCAACCACGAATTCAAAAACGTTGTCGTATCACACAAAGTATTAATTGAAAACGACTTAGAAAACCAAAAATCTGAAATCGTTGCTAAATTAGAAAAAGGTCAAGTATTAGAAGGAACAGTTAAAAATATCACTGACTTCGGTGTGTTCATCGACTTAGGTGGTGTTGACGGTTTATTGCATATCACAGATATCTCTTGGGGTCGTATCGAGCATCCAAAAGAAGTTTTAGCGCTAGATCAAACAATCAACGTTGTTGTATTAGACTTTGATGATGAGAAAAAACGTATCGCTTTAGGCTTGAAACAATTATCTGAGCATCCTTGGGAATCTTTAGATACTGCATTAGAAGTTGGTTCTAAAGTTAAAGGTAAAATCGTAACAGTTGCTGATTACGGTGCTTTCTTAGAAATCATCCCTGGTGTTGAAGGTTTGATCCACGTTTCTGAAATGTCTTGGTCACAAAACTTACGTTCTCCACAAGAGTTCTTGAAAGTTGGTGATGAGATCGAAGCGCAAATCTTAACGTTAGATCGCGATGAGCGTAAAATGAGCTTAGGCATCAAACAATTGACTCCAGATCCTTGGAAAAACATCACTGAGCGTTACCCTGTAGGTTCTAAACAAACAGCTGTTGTTAAAAACATGACTAACTTCGGTGTATTTGTTGAGTTAGAAGAAGGTATCGACGGTTTGATCCACATCTCTGATTTATCTTGGTCTAAAAAAATCAACCACCCTAACGAATTCACTAAAGTTGGTGAAACATTAGACGTAGTTGTTTTAGAATTAGATGAAGAAAACCGTAAATTATCTTTAGGTCACAAACAATTGGAAGAAAACCCTTGGGATACTTTCGAAACGATCTTTACTGAAGGTTCTATCCACGAAGGTACTGTGATCAAAGTTGGTGACAAAGGTGATATCGTAGCTTTACAATACGGTGTTGAAGGTTTCTGTCCTTCTAAACACTCTGTTAAAGAAGACGGTTCTTCATTGAAAGTTGATGAAGTTACTTCATTCAAAATCATCGAGTTCAACAAAGAGAACAAACGTTTGGTAATTTCTCACTCTCGTATCTGGGAAGAAGAGAAAGAAGAAGCTCGCAAAGAAGAGTCTAGCAACCGTAAAAAAGACGCTAAAGCTGAGTCTTCAGCTGTGAAAAAAGTAAAAGATTCTGTTGAAAAATCTACTTTAGGCGACTTAGATGTGTTAGCTCAATTGAAAGAGCAAATGGAAAATGATAAAAACGCTAAGTAA
- a CDS encoding sulfurtransferase, whose protein sequence is MSFKSALINPTELQESLGQHTDIVLLDCTIDKVGQSIKDTKFEVLPHSQFFDIEGKLSDATSKLPHTLVSAEVFEREMQRLGINQDSTVVLYDRWGVYSSPRAWWMFKVMGFEQVFILNGGVPAWKKSKLPLVDQYAAAVKPGNFKAQFQANHYADKEYILTHYRDPQVNIFDARSKGRFSGLVAEPRKGLHGGHIPHSKNLPFEELLDGIVYKPLGELKQQFDHHNATGNEYVFSCGSGITASILAFASHLVGHEQIRVYDGSWSEWGREELNLPIEK, encoded by the coding sequence ATGTCATTCAAATCAGCCTTAATTAACCCTACAGAACTTCAGGAATCACTGGGACAGCATACAGACATTGTCCTCCTCGATTGCACCATCGACAAAGTTGGTCAATCCATCAAGGATACCAAGTTCGAAGTACTTCCCCATTCTCAATTTTTTGACATCGAAGGGAAACTTTCGGATGCTACTTCCAAATTACCGCATACCCTTGTATCGGCAGAAGTATTCGAACGGGAAATGCAACGCCTAGGAATCAATCAGGATAGTACCGTCGTGTTATATGACAGATGGGGTGTTTATTCAAGCCCAAGGGCATGGTGGATGTTTAAGGTCATGGGTTTTGAACAGGTATTTATTTTAAATGGTGGCGTTCCCGCTTGGAAAAAAAGTAAATTACCCCTCGTAGACCAGTATGCAGCTGCTGTAAAACCCGGTAACTTTAAAGCCCAATTTCAAGCCAACCATTATGCTGACAAAGAATATATCTTAACACATTATCGGGATCCTCAAGTGAATATTTTTGACGCCAGAAGTAAAGGTCGATTTAGTGGTTTAGTCGCTGAACCTCGAAAAGGCCTTCATGGTGGGCATATCCCTCATTCCAAAAACCTCCCTTTCGAAGAATTACTTGATGGAATCGTTTATAAACCCCTTGGTGAACTGAAACAGCAATTTGATCATCATAATGCTACCGGAAATGAATATGTATTCTCCTGTGGATCGGGTATCACGGCCTCAATCTTAGCATTTGCTTCTCATCTTGTTGGTCACGAGCAAATCCGCGTATACGATGGCTCTTGGTCAGAATGGGGTCGCGAAGAGCTCAATCTACCCATCGAAAAATAG
- a CDS encoding ATP-dependent DNA helicase RecQ produces the protein MTQDSISILRQYWGFDSFRPLQEEIIQSVISGKDTLALLPTGGGKSICFQVPALMQEGICIVVTPLIALMKDQVEHLRKNGIQAVAIYSGMKKREVDITLDNCVYGQIKFLYLSPERLYNDMVKERIRFMNVNLFAIDEAHCISQWGYDFRPPYLELAKLRELHPKVPFLALTATATERVITDIQQKLNFPEENVFVKSFLRDNLAYMAIEEEDKMGRMVRIIHKLGGSGIVYVRNRRETQEIARILVNNGISADYYHAGLSGHERDQKQKGWMANTVRVIVATNAFGMGIDKPDVRFVIHLDLPDSLEAYYQEAGRAGRDGKKAYPVILYQKTDERKLMDNLEASFPDIPFIQQTYHYLCNHFQIPYGSGEGVTVDFDVVTFAKKYQLPLVPVMNALKFLERDTWLVLSEAVTIPSRFKFEIDSAELYKVQVQYVKYDKLIKAILRSYGGVFENYILINEYEFARKLGLPYDRVVELLKSLESLEIASYLPSTDAPQLTFLQNRVDYKHLHIDHIFIRDRHQVKEEEVNGMIGYIERSNCRSQSLLLYFGEKNAGFCEVCDLCLIRNHQKKQRADIKAEIKSSLLAGAKNIHDLVASLTIGTEKKRIEIIRDLLDAEKIRLEDNLYSWNTLF, from the coding sequence ATGACGCAAGATAGTATATCAATCTTAAGGCAATATTGGGGATTCGATTCATTTAGACCCCTGCAGGAGGAAATTATTCAATCGGTCATTTCAGGTAAAGATACGTTAGCTTTATTGCCGACAGGCGGAGGGAAATCGATTTGTTTTCAAGTACCAGCGTTGATGCAAGAAGGGATTTGTATTGTCGTAACACCACTTATTGCATTGATGAAAGATCAGGTTGAACATTTGAGAAAAAATGGAATTCAGGCGGTCGCAATTTATTCAGGAATGAAGAAGAGAGAGGTGGATATTACATTGGATAACTGCGTCTATGGGCAAATTAAATTTCTCTACCTTTCTCCTGAACGTTTGTACAATGATATGGTGAAAGAGCGCATTCGATTTATGAATGTCAATTTGTTCGCCATAGATGAAGCACACTGTATTTCGCAGTGGGGATACGATTTTAGACCGCCCTATTTGGAGCTTGCGAAGCTACGGGAACTACATCCTAAGGTGCCTTTTTTGGCACTTACAGCAACTGCTACCGAACGTGTCATTACAGATATACAACAAAAACTGAACTTTCCGGAGGAAAATGTATTTGTAAAAAGTTTTCTTCGGGATAATTTAGCCTATATGGCCATTGAGGAAGAGGATAAGATGGGGCGTATGGTGCGCATTATACATAAGTTGGGTGGATCTGGTATTGTCTACGTCAGAAACCGTCGGGAGACGCAGGAAATAGCTCGTATTTTGGTTAATAATGGTATATCGGCAGATTATTATCATGCTGGGCTTTCGGGGCACGAACGGGATCAGAAACAAAAAGGATGGATGGCGAACACTGTTCGCGTCATTGTCGCTACCAATGCGTTTGGGATGGGGATTGACAAGCCGGATGTGCGATTTGTGATCCATCTCGATTTACCAGATTCCCTGGAGGCTTACTATCAGGAAGCAGGTAGAGCTGGAAGAGATGGAAAAAAAGCCTATCCTGTTATTCTTTATCAGAAGACCGATGAGCGGAAACTTATGGATAATCTGGAAGCAAGTTTTCCTGATATTCCGTTTATCCAGCAGACTTATCATTACCTGTGTAATCATTTTCAAATACCCTACGGTTCTGGAGAAGGAGTGACGGTGGATTTTGATGTTGTTACCTTTGCCAAAAAATATCAGCTGCCCTTGGTCCCGGTTATGAATGCACTGAAGTTTCTGGAGCGGGACACTTGGTTGGTTTTGTCCGAAGCTGTCACAATCCCCTCACGGTTTAAATTTGAAATTGATAGCGCCGAATTGTATAAAGTTCAGGTGCAGTATGTAAAATATGATAAGCTCATTAAGGCTATTTTACGCAGCTATGGTGGTGTATTTGAAAACTATATCCTCATTAATGAATACGAATTTGCACGTAAGTTGGGTCTGCCTTATGATCGTGTTGTCGAGCTATTGAAGTCGTTAGAGTCATTGGAAATAGCGAGTTATCTGCCTTCTACAGATGCGCCACAATTGACCTTTTTGCAGAACCGCGTCGATTACAAACACCTGCATATCGATCATATTTTTATTCGCGATCGCCATCAGGTGAAAGAAGAAGAAGTCAATGGCATGATCGGTTATATTGAACGTAGCAATTGCCGCAGTCAGTCGCTGTTGTTATATTTTGGAGAAAAAAATGCGGGGTTCTGTGAAGTATGCGATTTGTGTCTGATCCGTAATCATCAGAAAAAGCAGCGCGCAGATATAAAAGCAGAAATCAAAAGTAGTTTGCTCGCTGGCGCTAAAAACATTCACGATTTGGTGGCTAGTTTGACGATAGGTACAGAAAAGAAAAGAATAGAGATTATCCGCGATCTCCTGGATGCGGAAAAAATCCGCTTGGAGGATAATCTCTACTCTTGGAATACCTTGTTTTAA
- a CDS encoding ComEC/Rec2 family competence protein: MSFHIFQCVQQLLVVLVLITFCCYLLKGRIRQYGYSYGYYVSVVLFGIFQFWREAPLVTISHFSHIVTDSYVVKIIEEPKVKRDIIRFSAEVVGAYQKGEFVETTGRLMLSLKSSQKNPLQFGDLLWLKGQVKEIAPPFNPMEFDYRQYLKRQHIYHEIFAVFGRYKLISRKETTAFSLTGLALQTRRYFLVKLRPHIKKDEHFAIASALLYGSRNDISAESIQAFTNTGTIHVLSVSGMHVAVLFSFLSLIFKRIAWPFYLRWLPLILLWSMIWIYAFIAGLDPPITRAAIMISFVLCAQHFKRSFSTLNSLIIAALLILLAVPRAVVDVGFQLSFLAVLGMTICSPLVEGFLPVKRPILRLLRDALAVSIAAQLLTTPLSLYYFGQFPTYFLVANVLVDFPSTLAMYLGFIMTINPMQGLNDLLGFLLEHLIAFILYCLKFIDHLAFSTIKVEPMGLELLFLTYFALFSFLYAFQWKDKKYVWLGGCCVIGILLITAQKYLENKDVERFRVYNTKYELTIGYFNDGRGIVYSTFDSLQSPGLQYACGREIQLLTREKVQFVALNGRERKNYLVTLPLGRIAILSHAGGTMTPADLVIVRKNLLNGLPRLLKQIRPKLVIVDGSNSMEKSKHTKRMLDSLGIQNYLMKDNFAYVWDKENL; this comes from the coding sequence ATGTCGTTCCACATTTTCCAATGCGTTCAGCAGCTATTGGTTGTGCTGGTTTTGATAACGTTTTGTTGTTATTTATTAAAGGGAAGAATCCGCCAGTATGGCTATAGCTACGGGTATTATGTGTCTGTTGTATTATTTGGGATTTTCCAATTTTGGCGCGAAGCCCCTTTGGTTACAATCAGTCATTTCTCCCATATAGTGACCGATAGTTATGTAGTCAAAATTATTGAAGAGCCCAAGGTGAAGCGGGATATCATTCGTTTTTCGGCGGAAGTAGTAGGGGCTTACCAAAAAGGTGAATTTGTTGAAACTACAGGTCGACTGATGTTATCTTTAAAATCCAGCCAGAAGAACCCACTGCAGTTTGGTGATCTATTGTGGTTAAAAGGTCAAGTAAAGGAAATAGCTCCGCCATTCAATCCAATGGAATTTGACTATAGACAGTATTTGAAAAGACAGCATATCTATCATGAAATTTTCGCAGTCTTTGGTCGGTATAAGCTGATCAGTAGGAAAGAAACAACGGCTTTTTCATTAACTGGGCTCGCTTTACAAACGAGGAGATATTTTTTGGTTAAGCTTCGTCCCCATATCAAAAAGGATGAGCACTTTGCTATTGCTTCAGCTTTATTATATGGTTCCCGGAACGATATCAGTGCCGAAAGCATCCAGGCCTTCACCAATACGGGAACGATACACGTATTAAGTGTTTCGGGAATGCATGTTGCTGTTTTATTCAGTTTTTTATCCCTTATTTTCAAGCGAATTGCCTGGCCTTTCTATCTCAGATGGCTGCCACTAATTTTGTTATGGAGTATGATCTGGATATATGCTTTTATTGCAGGGCTTGATCCGCCGATTACGCGGGCAGCTATTATGATTAGTTTTGTGCTGTGTGCACAGCATTTTAAACGAAGCTTTTCAACACTGAATTCGCTTATTATTGCCGCATTATTGATTTTACTGGCCGTTCCCCGGGCTGTTGTTGATGTGGGTTTTCAGCTGTCTTTTTTAGCCGTTTTGGGTATGACGATATGTTCGCCGCTTGTCGAAGGATTCCTTCCGGTTAAAAGACCGATATTACGGCTTTTGAGAGATGCATTGGCTGTTTCTATTGCTGCGCAGCTATTGACAACGCCACTGAGCCTTTATTATTTTGGACAATTTCCAACTTATTTTCTGGTAGCCAATGTATTAGTCGATTTCCCTTCAACATTAGCGATGTATCTCGGTTTTATTATGACAATCAATCCAATGCAGGGGCTCAACGATTTATTGGGCTTTCTTTTGGAGCATCTCATCGCTTTCATCTTATACTGCTTGAAATTTATTGACCATTTGGCTTTTTCAACAATAAAAGTTGAACCTATGGGGCTGGAGCTTCTATTTTTGACCTATTTTGCACTATTTTCTTTTTTATATGCTTTTCAATGGAAAGATAAAAAATACGTTTGGCTAGGGGGATGCTGTGTAATTGGAATACTATTGATCACTGCGCAAAAATACCTGGAAAATAAAGATGTAGAACGGTTTCGGGTCTATAATACGAAATATGAGCTGACGATCGGGTATTTCAACGATGGGCGCGGCATCGTTTACAGCACATTTGATTCTTTGCAATCCCCAGGCTTGCAATATGCATGTGGAAGAGAAATCCAATTACTGACGAGGGAAAAAGTTCAGTTTGTAGCTTTGAATGGTCGGGAGCGGAAAAACTATCTTGTTACGCTCCCTTTAGGTAGAATTGCTATTTTATCGCATGCAGGGGGAACAATGACACCTGCCGACCTTGTCATTGTCAGAAAAAATTTACTAAATGGTTTACCTCGTTTATTGAAGCAAATTAGACCAAAACTTGTTATAGTGGATGGATCCAATTCAATGGAGAAATCCAAGCATACAAAACGTATGTTGGATAGTTTGGGAATACAGAATTATCTCATGAAAGATAATTTTGCGTATGTTTGGGATAAGGAGAACTTATGA
- a CDS encoding helix-hairpin-helix domain-containing protein — MKYCSKILLFIGCFIGLTCTAQTNEKIDLQDLFESLSEELPEDADLSEFTEKWSHYLKHPIDLNKTDGRELTELQFLNPLLIEHLLAHRTISGNFINVLELQSIEGFNERIVSLLLPFVRVGPGSPLETLKSRNFKQEFIIRYARILEKAKGYRIVDTTKSHYLGDANRYAVRYRAQLNDGFHLAVNMEKDAGEPFFRDRQKMGFDFYSLSISIKSLGRFKNIVIGDYALQFGQGLSMWNGLNFGKGGLVQHTARQGIGVKSYTSLNEANFMRGIAGTLQIRHIEITPYFSYQSIDGKVNRTTSPPTISTIASSGLHRTATEQQYRHAASQLAYGLNLLWRYKRFKMGVHFNHTQLNVFKTKGNGIRQKADFEGDFLRNISLYGNYTIRNAYLFGEYASSMDGGSALLAGSMISLHPRLSSVVLLRDYKKNFHTFYGQGFGESDNSSNEQGAYLGLTYQLGRKLLWSNYADIFRFPGAKYQADTLSTGADFFSQLSYMWYKKGQLSLRYRNRLKQVNYQGEGQTEHGLVNTSKQQFRVEFHYRLSSIWTIRSRVEANLFQKEYQENSFGYMLYQDVFWKSSAGKFQSNIRVAYFDAASYDNRIYAYEQDVLYASGFGMYNTRGWRMYFNLQYRLSRHLQVWTKYAVYYYPGRESIGTGLDQIEGNRKSEVKIQLRWQL, encoded by the coding sequence ATGAAATATTGTAGCAAAATTTTGCTCTTTATAGGTTGTTTTATTGGACTAACCTGTACGGCGCAAACAAATGAAAAAATCGATCTCCAAGATTTATTTGAAAGCTTATCGGAAGAGCTTCCTGAGGATGCTGATTTGAGTGAATTCACTGAAAAGTGGTCTCATTATCTCAAACACCCGATCGATCTCAACAAAACTGATGGCAGAGAACTCACTGAATTACAATTTTTGAACCCTTTATTAATCGAGCACCTATTGGCCCATAGGACCATTTCAGGGAATTTTATCAACGTACTCGAACTACAGTCCATTGAAGGATTTAATGAGCGGATAGTCAGTTTGTTGTTACCCTTCGTAAGGGTAGGTCCGGGATCTCCCCTTGAAACCCTGAAATCGAGAAATTTTAAACAGGAATTTATAATACGGTACGCCCGGATACTCGAAAAAGCAAAGGGATACCGTATAGTCGATACGACGAAATCCCATTATCTTGGCGATGCCAATCGCTATGCTGTTAGGTATAGAGCCCAGTTAAACGATGGGTTTCATCTCGCAGTTAATATGGAGAAAGATGCGGGGGAACCATTTTTTAGAGACAGGCAAAAAATGGGATTTGATTTCTATAGCTTAAGTATATCAATAAAGTCTTTAGGCCGTTTCAAAAATATCGTGATCGGCGATTACGCGTTGCAATTTGGCCAGGGACTCAGTATGTGGAATGGTCTGAATTTTGGAAAAGGGGGATTGGTACAGCATACTGCAAGACAAGGGATCGGTGTAAAGTCATATACGTCATTAAATGAGGCTAATTTTATGCGTGGCATTGCAGGAACATTACAGATTAGGCACATTGAAATTACACCTTATTTCTCCTACCAATCCATAGATGGAAAAGTTAACCGTACAACTTCTCCGCCTACGATTTCAACGATCGCAAGCTCAGGCTTGCATCGGACTGCAACCGAACAGCAATATCGTCATGCGGCATCTCAACTGGCCTATGGATTGAATCTGTTGTGGCGCTATAAGCGGTTCAAAATGGGTGTTCATTTCAATCACACACAATTAAATGTCTTTAAAACAAAAGGCAATGGTATACGGCAAAAGGCGGACTTTGAAGGTGATTTTTTGCGAAATATAAGTCTATATGGAAACTATACGATTCGGAATGCTTATTTATTTGGTGAGTATGCAAGCAGCATGGATGGCGGTTCAGCACTGTTAGCAGGATCTATGATAAGTTTGCATCCACGTTTATCATCGGTTGTATTGCTGCGGGACTATAAAAAGAATTTTCATACTTTTTATGGACAGGGATTTGGTGAATCGGATAACAGCTCCAACGAACAGGGAGCTTATTTGGGACTAACGTATCAATTGGGGAGAAAATTGCTCTGGTCCAATTATGCGGATATATTTCGTTTCCCGGGAGCAAAGTATCAGGCTGATACGCTATCTACAGGCGCTGATTTTTTTAGCCAGCTGAGTTACATGTGGTACAAAAAAGGCCAACTTTCATTGCGCTATCGTAACCGATTGAAACAAGTTAATTATCAGGGAGAGGGACAAACCGAGCACGGGCTTGTAAATACCAGCAAACAGCAGTTCAGGGTAGAATTTCATTACCGCCTAAGTTCAATATGGACGATTCGCTCCCGTGTAGAAGCTAATTTATTCCAAAAAGAGTATCAGGAAAATAGTTTCGGTTATATGCTTTATCAAGATGTGTTCTGGAAGTCTAGCGCAGGAAAATTCCAATCGAATATACGGGTTGCGTATTTCGATGCGGCAAGTTATGATAATCGGATCTATGCTTATGAGCAGGATGTATTATATGCATCTGGTTTTGGAATGTACAATACAAGGGGATGGAGAATGTATTTCAATCTGCAGTATCGGTTAAGCCGCCATCTTCAGGTATGGACCAAATATGCGGTCTATTATTATCCGGGGCGAGAGAGTATTGGGACTGGACTGGACCAAATTGAGGGTAATAGAAAGTCAGAGGTTAAGATACAGTTGCGGTGGCAGTTATGA